From Haloglomus litoreum, the proteins below share one genomic window:
- a CDS encoding PaaI family thioesterase: MEDSTKEFINSTPLVSLLGIEITAIGDGEAAGRLDLRRELSGHSDRTIAHGGVTFALADTVGGAAMMSLIESPPPTIDMRVDYLDAGTGVLFAEAEVERVSRSAGTVHVEVFDDEETKIAVVRGVYDAHGW; this comes from the coding sequence ATGGAAGACAGTACGAAGGAGTTCATCAACTCGACCCCGCTAGTGAGTCTTCTCGGCATCGAGATCACCGCCATCGGTGACGGAGAGGCAGCGGGCCGACTGGATCTGCGCCGGGAGCTCTCCGGCCATTCGGACAGGACGATCGCTCACGGTGGTGTCACCTTCGCCCTCGCGGACACCGTGGGTGGTGCGGCGATGATGTCGCTGATAGAGAGCCCTCCACCGACCATCGACATGCGGGTGGACTACCTGGACGCTGGAACCGGCGTCCTGTTCGCCGAGGCCGAAGTGGAGCGCGTCTCCCGGTCGGCGGGGACCGTCCACGTGGAGGTCTTCGACGACGAGGAGACGAAGATCGCCGTTGTCAGGGGCGTCTACGACGCACACGGCTGGTAA
- a CDS encoding AMP-binding protein: MDFVSGGTIRKLWSDRVTTSGDDLFLIYESAEGDEAAFSYEEFNDRIDRTARALHDELGVRKGDHVAIHLPNCPQYLQAWFALMKLGAVTVHSSTQHTPREIEHTLDIADAELLITEPDFEDDIRAGIENTGIDEIVWAREEKIEEERDLQFSSLVEGASADLPEVELATEDHAQILFTSGTTSMPKPALHTHANLLSGGERIAKHLALQPSDRNLSSLPLYHGSPQILSVFCSLTAGATAISYEEFKASKFMDQVRKHRATVTTCIGTQVRALMATTEEDTDGDNDLRHAFTAFNVPQDVKEGFEDRFDVTLLNSYGCTEALILFTLAPLYNERKWPSIGRPLQGRDLYILDDDGNEVETGERGEIAVDGKRGRTVLKRYYNMPEKTEEAFTEEGWFLTGDFGRFDEDGFLYFVDRKKNIIETRGENVSEAEVEEVLEEHTGIEEVAAVGIPHEIYGEVVKVHVKLLDESLTEADVREYAEENLASFKIPEEIEFVDEFPRTSIGKIEKSELRGEK; the protein is encoded by the coding sequence ATGGACTTCGTATCCGGTGGAACCATCCGTAAGCTGTGGAGCGACCGAGTGACCACCTCGGGAGACGACCTGTTCCTGATCTACGAATCGGCCGAGGGCGACGAGGCAGCGTTCTCCTACGAGGAGTTCAACGACCGCATCGACCGGACGGCACGGGCGTTGCACGACGAACTCGGCGTCCGGAAGGGCGACCACGTGGCCATCCACCTCCCGAACTGCCCGCAGTACCTCCAGGCCTGGTTCGCGCTGATGAAACTCGGAGCGGTGACGGTCCACTCGAGCACCCAGCACACGCCCCGCGAGATCGAGCACACGCTCGACATCGCGGATGCGGAGCTGCTGATCACGGAACCGGATTTCGAGGACGATATCCGGGCAGGGATCGAGAACACGGGGATCGACGAGATCGTGTGGGCGCGTGAGGAGAAGATCGAGGAGGAGCGGGACCTGCAGTTCTCGTCCCTCGTCGAGGGTGCCAGCGCGGACCTGCCGGAGGTGGAACTGGCGACGGAGGACCACGCCCAGATCCTGTTCACGTCGGGGACGACGAGCATGCCGAAGCCGGCACTCCACACCCACGCCAACCTGCTGTCGGGGGGTGAGCGAATCGCGAAGCACCTGGCCCTGCAGCCCTCCGACCGCAACCTGTCGTCGCTGCCACTCTACCACGGGAGCCCCCAGATCCTGTCGGTGTTCTGCTCGCTGACAGCGGGGGCGACCGCCATCTCCTACGAGGAGTTCAAGGCCTCGAAGTTCATGGATCAGGTCCGGAAGCACCGGGCGACGGTGACCACCTGCATCGGCACGCAGGTCCGCGCGCTGATGGCCACCACCGAGGAGGACACCGACGGCGACAACGACCTGCGCCACGCCTTCACCGCGTTCAACGTGCCCCAGGACGTGAAGGAGGGGTTCGAGGACCGGTTCGATGTCACCCTGCTCAACTCCTACGGGTGCACCGAGGCCCTCATCCTGTTCACGCTCGCCCCGCTGTACAACGAGCGGAAGTGGCCGTCCATCGGTCGGCCCCTACAGGGACGGGACCTCTACATCCTGGACGATGACGGGAACGAGGTCGAAACCGGGGAGCGCGGAGAGATCGCGGTCGACGGGAAGCGGGGCCGGACGGTGCTGAAGCGGTACTACAACATGCCCGAGAAGACCGAGGAGGCGTTCACCGAGGAGGGGTGGTTCCTCACCGGTGACTTCGGCCGCTTCGACGAAGACGGGTTCCTGTACTTCGTCGACCGCAAGAAGAACATCATCGAGACCCGCGGAGAGAACGTGAGCGAGGCCGAAGTCGAGGAGGTTCTCGAGGAACACACCGGCATCGAGGAGGTCGCAGCGGTGGGGATTCCCCACGAGATCTACGGGGAGGTCGTGAAGGTCCACGTCAAGCTGCTCGATGAGAGTCTCACCGAGGCCGACGTCCGGGAGTACGCAGAGGAGAACCTGGCGAGCTTCAAGATCCCCGAAGAGATCGAGTTCGTCGACGAGTTCCCGCGGACCAGTATCGGGAAGATCGAGAAGAGCGAGCTCCGCGGCGAGAAGTAG
- a CDS encoding MaoC family dehydratase yields the protein MSSQLVPDAHEDEIGTTREHEVGAITRRDVRRYARAVEDENPLFHDVDAAREHGYDDLVVPPNFLPAIIERSTGSPADDLREDGLDPNLYPIELPPDAILMGGGQDLTIDAYATAGAEITVHETLTDIYQRDSDSMGQLTFIELHSEYFTDGDTRVMSCDETVIVGDRQ from the coding sequence ATGAGCTCCCAGCTCGTTCCTGACGCGCACGAGGACGAGATCGGGACGACCAGAGAACACGAGGTGGGAGCTATCACCCGGCGGGATGTCCGTCGATACGCACGCGCGGTGGAGGATGAGAACCCCCTCTTCCACGACGTGGACGCGGCCCGCGAGCACGGCTACGACGACCTGGTCGTCCCGCCGAACTTCCTGCCGGCCATCATCGAACGGTCGACCGGTAGCCCTGCCGACGACCTCCGCGAGGACGGACTCGACCCGAACCTGTATCCCATCGAGCTGCCGCCGGATGCGATTCTCATGGGCGGCGGACAGGACCTGACGATCGACGCGTACGCTACGGCTGGCGCGGAGATAACGGTCCACGAGACACTCACCGACATCTACCAGCGCGACAGTGATTCGATGGGACAGCTCACGTTCATCGAACTGCATTCGGAGTACTTCACCGACGGCGATACTCGCGTGATGAGCTGCGACGAGACCGTCATCGTGGGGGACCGGCAATGA
- a CDS encoding mycofactocin-coupled SDR family oxidoreductase: MPEYDFDGQVAFVTGSAHGIGRSIAQYYAKNGADVVATDLAGNTDTVLYDQGTNEELEETASLVESEGQDVLTLGMDVRDGAQVEAAVEEAIDHFGRIDILANNAGIIQFEYLTELDEAEWDDTLDTNLKGAWLCSKHVANHFIERGGGGKIVSTASTAAHVGQLGCGHYAASKHGLSGLTKTFAIELAEHDVNVNAVSPTATGTPMIPGLMESYGEDTLEKITDIGGPFNLFDVDVIEPSDISEAYMWLSSDAARYVTGVTLPVDGGFSAK; this comes from the coding sequence ATGCCAGAGTACGACTTCGACGGGCAGGTCGCCTTCGTGACCGGCTCAGCACACGGAATCGGGCGTTCGATTGCACAGTACTACGCGAAGAACGGAGCGGACGTCGTCGCGACCGACCTCGCCGGGAACACCGACACGGTCCTGTACGACCAGGGTACCAACGAGGAACTGGAGGAGACGGCCAGCCTCGTCGAGAGCGAGGGGCAGGACGTTCTCACGCTCGGGATGGACGTCCGGGACGGTGCCCAGGTGGAGGCCGCCGTCGAGGAAGCGATCGACCATTTCGGACGAATCGACATCCTCGCGAACAACGCGGGTATCATCCAGTTCGAGTACCTGACGGAGCTGGACGAGGCGGAGTGGGACGACACGCTCGACACCAATCTGAAAGGCGCCTGGCTCTGTTCGAAGCACGTCGCCAACCACTTCATCGAGCGCGGCGGGGGCGGGAAGATCGTCTCGACGGCGTCGACCGCTGCACACGTCGGCCAGCTGGGCTGTGGCCACTACGCCGCCTCGAAACACGGGCTCAGTGGCCTGACGAAGACGTTCGCGATCGAGCTGGCCGAACACGACGTCAACGTCAACGCCGTCTCGCCGACGGCGACCGGGACACCGATGATCCCGGGGCTGATGGAGAGCTACGGCGAAGACACGCTGGAGAAGATCACCGATATCGGGGGCCCGTTCAATCTGTTCGACGTCGACGTGATCGAGCCCAGCGATATCAGCGAGGCGTACATGTGGCTCTCGAGCGACGCTGCGCGCTACGTCACCGGCGTCACCCTGCCCGTCGACGGCGGGTTCTCGGCGAAGTAA
- a CDS encoding amidohydrolase family protein, whose translation MYNDMLVGDGVLHAYNNSFENARNETAEKVLGDIMGLANGGCAPGTEHSEAQWFRNFTADEVAEATFLESDVDFGVYHSTPIFDYFKDGYSSLESGIEMRNNNPKRVKCLGCVDPLSSDATDEMERQVEELDVDGFKFYPSFYRNGGKVKPLRLDDGLLPLVEKADELGVENVAVHKVFPVGPVGQHHLSVGDVADTASMFPDLKFELLHPDLAFIEEIKLMLATHDNVWANLEFSTVFMFLQPRRFAEILGELLLWGDAERILFSTGVPLVHPQAHIEAFWNFEYPDDMKDEYPELTDDLKRKLMSENLLDLYGWDADELRAHVQEDGWAQRREAEGRPEPWSGVELEAEAAADD comes from the coding sequence ATGTACAACGACATGCTGGTCGGCGACGGAGTACTGCACGCGTACAATAACTCGTTCGAGAACGCACGGAACGAGACCGCCGAGAAGGTACTGGGGGACATCATGGGGCTTGCGAACGGAGGGTGTGCCCCCGGAACGGAGCATTCGGAGGCGCAGTGGTTCCGCAACTTCACCGCCGACGAGGTCGCGGAAGCCACGTTCCTCGAGAGCGATGTCGACTTCGGGGTGTACCACTCGACGCCCATCTTCGACTACTTCAAGGACGGCTACTCGTCGCTCGAGAGTGGCATCGAGATGCGCAACAACAACCCGAAGCGGGTGAAGTGCCTGGGCTGTGTCGACCCGCTCAGCTCGGACGCCACCGACGAGATGGAGCGGCAGGTCGAGGAGCTCGACGTGGACGGGTTCAAGTTCTATCCCTCGTTCTACCGCAACGGGGGGAAGGTCAAACCACTCCGCCTGGACGACGGCCTCCTGCCGCTGGTCGAGAAGGCCGACGAGCTGGGCGTGGAGAACGTCGCAGTCCACAAGGTGTTCCCGGTCGGTCCGGTCGGGCAACATCATCTGAGCGTCGGCGACGTGGCGGATACGGCGTCGATGTTCCCCGATCTGAAGTTCGAACTCCTCCACCCAGACCTGGCGTTCATCGAGGAGATCAAGCTGATGCTGGCGACCCACGACAACGTCTGGGCGAACCTGGAGTTCTCGACCGTGTTCATGTTCCTGCAGCCCCGGCGGTTCGCGGAGATCCTCGGGGAGCTGCTTCTCTGGGGGGATGCCGAGCGGATCCTGTTCAGCACCGGCGTCCCACTGGTCCACCCGCAGGCGCATATCGAGGCGTTCTGGAACTTCGAGTACCCGGACGATATGAAGGACGAGTACCCCGAGTTGACGGACGATCTCAAGCGGAAGCTCATGTCCGAGAACCTGCTCGACCTCTACGGCTGGGACGCCGACGAACTCAGAGCCCACGTCCAGGAGGACGGATGGGCGCAGCGACGTGAGGCAGAGGGCCGTCCGGAGCCGTGGTCGGGCGTCGAACTCGAAGCCGAAGCCGCGGCGGACGACTGA
- a CDS encoding metal-sulfur cluster assembly factor translates to MTELQQRVVGQLETVLDPCSCMTEHPVNIVDLGLVEAIEIDGDSVEIELLPTTPMCMYMTQIMDEVEDEVSKLDRVGTVTVTQNVEDLWRPDRMDEDLQQAREERFASEFRELGDS, encoded by the coding sequence ATGACGGAGCTCCAGCAACGCGTCGTCGGCCAGCTCGAAACGGTGCTCGACCCGTGTAGCTGTATGACCGAACACCCGGTGAACATCGTCGATCTGGGACTGGTCGAAGCCATCGAGATCGACGGGGACTCCGTCGAGATCGAGCTCCTCCCGACGACCCCCATGTGCATGTACATGACCCAGATCATGGACGAGGTCGAGGACGAGGTCTCGAAGCTCGACCGCGTCGGAACAGTCACGGTGACACAGAACGTCGAAGACCTGTGGCGCCCGGACCGGATGGACGAGGACCTCCAGCAGGCCCGGGAGGAGCGGTTCGCCTCGGAGTTCCGGGAGCTCGGTGATTCGTAG
- a CDS encoding acyl-CoA dehydrogenase family protein produces MLDLNDEQRMIVSSLRDICEDKFEKTAADWNGEMPWENLRILADQGFYGINLAEEYGGGGMTEFEAILATEVIGRVCPLTAWQYGDQHLISPRAIEHFGSEAAKERYLPPIVRAEERIGVGMSEPQAGSDLKAMETTFEDRDDGDILVNGEKIWMSSAPECVATIVWGMFPEGMGTVIMDLDSEGVEFIGDFTNMAGEVQSQVAMDDVVVPEENVLVRGEDMFKRQMEALNWERLAGATIANATALCALDQAIQYAKDREQFGQPIGEFQGVGFKLAEMVTELQASRQLLFQTAKNAVEQGRVPDPMETLMASLYAAQTAGKVVDEAVQIHGANGYMQGHDIEYLYRFARGFRIGGGTDEIHKREISKFVQREGAPRL; encoded by the coding sequence ATGCTTGACCTGAACGACGAGCAGCGGATGATCGTATCATCCCTCAGAGATATCTGCGAGGACAAGTTCGAGAAGACGGCGGCGGACTGGAACGGTGAGATGCCATGGGAGAACCTGCGGATCCTGGCCGACCAGGGGTTCTACGGCATCAACCTGGCCGAGGAGTACGGCGGCGGCGGGATGACCGAGTTCGAGGCCATCCTCGCGACGGAGGTCATCGGGCGCGTGTGTCCGCTGACGGCCTGGCAGTACGGCGATCAGCACCTCATCTCGCCACGGGCCATCGAGCACTTCGGCTCCGAGGCCGCGAAGGAGCGGTACCTGCCGCCCATCGTCAGGGCCGAGGAGCGCATCGGGGTCGGGATGTCGGAACCACAGGCAGGGTCGGACCTGAAGGCGATGGAGACGACGTTCGAGGACCGCGACGACGGGGACATCCTCGTGAACGGGGAGAAGATCTGGATGAGTTCGGCGCCCGAGTGCGTGGCCACCATCGTCTGGGGGATGTTCCCCGAGGGGATGGGAACCGTCATCATGGATCTGGACTCCGAGGGGGTCGAGTTCATCGGTGACTTCACGAACATGGCCGGGGAGGTGCAGTCACAGGTGGCGATGGACGACGTGGTCGTCCCGGAGGAGAACGTGCTGGTCCGCGGAGAGGACATGTTCAAGCGCCAGATGGAGGCCCTGAACTGGGAACGACTCGCCGGGGCGACCATCGCCAACGCCACGGCGCTGTGTGCGCTGGACCAGGCGATCCAGTACGCCAAGGACCGGGAGCAGTTCGGCCAACCCATCGGCGAGTTCCAGGGTGTCGGCTTCAAGCTCGCGGAGATGGTCACCGAACTCCAGGCTTCACGACAGCTCCTCTTCCAGACAGCCAAGAACGCCGTCGAACAGGGTCGGGTCCCCGACCCGATGGAGACACTGATGGCGAGCCTGTACGCCGCCCAGACCGCCGGAAAGGTCGTCGACGAGGCGGTCCAGATCCACGGCGCGAACGGCTACATGCAGGGCCACGACATCGAGTACCTGTACCGGTTCGCCCGCGGGTTCCGTATCGGCGGGGGCACGGACGAGATCCACAAGCGAGAGATCTCGAAGTTCGTACAGCGGGAGGGAGCTCCACGGCTCTGA
- a CDS encoding acyl-CoA mutase large subunit family protein, with translation MFDEEDLDSIRESRAEWESETLDPWLERGGERKDDFVTVSNHEIDRLYTPEDVEDLDYEADLGNPGEPPYTRGPYPTMYRGRTWTMRQFAGFGTAEETNERFHYLIDEGQTGLSTAFDMPSLMGLDSDDPMSLGEVGKEGVAVDTLADMEVLFDGIDVGEVSTSFTINPSAAVIYGMYLALADQQGVPREQVRGTLQNDMLKEFIAQKEWVIPPEPSLDLVTDTIEFAVENTPKFYPVSVSGYHIREAGSTAAQEAAFTLADGFAYVEDAMDRGLEVDEVAPQLSFFFNSHNSMLEEVAKFRASRRVYARIMDEWYEADADASKRLKFHTQTAGQSLTAQQPLNNIVRTTVQAMAAVLGGTQSLHTNSYDEALALPSEDAVRVALRTQQILAEESGVGDTVDPLGGSFAIEKLTDEMEAEIMAYIEEIREMGDGSVRDGVLAGIDTGYFHREIQEASYEYQQRVDAGDEVVVGVNQYQIDDDPDLDILHVDDETRDRQLARLERVKDERDDEEVETTLEALAEAIESDENTMPYIVDAVKAYATMGEIMEVFETQYGAYQEKIGLA, from the coding sequence ATGTTCGACGAGGAGGACCTGGACTCCATCCGCGAGTCCCGTGCGGAGTGGGAGTCCGAGACGCTGGACCCGTGGTTGGAGCGTGGCGGCGAGCGCAAGGACGACTTCGTCACTGTCTCGAACCACGAGATCGACCGGCTGTACACGCCCGAGGACGTCGAAGACCTGGATTACGAGGCGGACCTCGGCAACCCGGGTGAGCCGCCCTATACCCGCGGCCCGTACCCGACGATGTACCGCGGGCGAACGTGGACGATGCGGCAGTTCGCCGGGTTCGGGACGGCCGAGGAGACCAACGAGCGGTTCCACTATCTCATCGACGAAGGGCAGACGGGGCTCTCGACCGCGTTCGATATGCCCAGCCTCATGGGCCTGGATTCGGACGACCCGATGAGTCTGGGCGAGGTGGGCAAGGAGGGGGTCGCGGTCGACACGCTGGCGGACATGGAAGTGCTGTTCGACGGTATCGACGTGGGCGAGGTCTCGACGAGTTTCACCATCAATCCGAGCGCGGCGGTCATCTACGGGATGTACCTGGCGCTGGCGGATCAGCAGGGCGTGCCGCGCGAGCAGGTGCGTGGCACCCTCCAGAATGACATGCTGAAAGAGTTCATCGCGCAGAAGGAGTGGGTCATCCCGCCCGAACCCTCGCTCGACCTCGTGACCGACACTATCGAATTCGCTGTCGAGAACACGCCGAAGTTCTACCCAGTGTCGGTGTCGGGTTATCACATCCGTGAGGCTGGCTCGACGGCCGCGCAGGAGGCGGCGTTCACGCTGGCGGACGGGTTCGCCTACGTGGAGGATGCCATGGACCGTGGGCTCGAGGTCGACGAGGTGGCGCCGCAGCTATCGTTCTTCTTCAACTCGCACAACTCGATGCTCGAGGAGGTCGCGAAGTTCCGCGCCTCCCGGCGGGTGTACGCCCGCATCATGGACGAGTGGTACGAGGCCGACGCGGACGCGTCGAAGCGCCTGAAGTTCCACACCCAGACCGCCGGACAGTCACTCACCGCCCAGCAGCCGCTCAACAACATCGTCCGGACGACCGTCCAGGCGATGGCCGCGGTGCTGGGCGGCACACAGAGTCTCCATACCAATTCCTACGATGAGGCGCTGGCGCTGCCGAGCGAGGACGCGGTGCGGGTTGCCCTGCGGACCCAGCAGATTCTGGCCGAGGAGTCGGGTGTGGGCGACACGGTGGACCCGCTGGGCGGGAGCTTCGCGATCGAGAAACTCACGGACGAGATGGAGGCGGAGATCATGGCTTACATCGAGGAGATCCGCGAGATGGGCGACGGCTCCGTACGTGATGGGGTGCTGGCGGGCATCGACACGGGCTATTTCCACCGGGAGATCCAGGAGGCGAGCTACGAGTACCAGCAGCGCGTCGACGCCGGCGATGAGGTGGTCGTCGGCGTCAACCAGTACCAGATCGACGACGACCCCGACCTGGATATCCTGCACGTCGACGACGAAACCAGAGACCGCCAGCTCGCCCGCCTGGAGCGGGTCAAGGACGAGCGCGACGACGAGGAGGTCGAAACGACGCTGGAGGCACTGGCCGAAGCCATCGAGAGCGACGAGAACACGATGCCGTACATCGTCGATGCGGTCAAAGCCTACGCCACGATGGGCGAGATCATGGAGGTCTTCGAGACCCAGTACGGCGCCTACCAGGAGAAAATCGGACTCGCCTGA
- a CDS encoding MBL fold metallo-hydrolase, with product MDDVHRIEIPTPFDVGRVNCYAFVADGLSLLDPGPATEAAYAELSAGLNDLGFTVADVEQVLITHPHMDHFGIAARVIKESGGRAVAHRDAMRPLAEPLDHFDREQAFFRPFLQSMGVPEQVAETAVTLPEAYTDYQEPLAVDYEVRDGDSVDVGVDLTAVHSPGHAPGSVCFVPETAPVAFTGDHVLQHISPNPLLTVAPGTEDERTRSLPDYLDSLERLRAADADTGYGGHGERIEDLDVRIGDIIDHHRQREERIANLIGELGPVTAYDLMQELFPDLPATEVFPGMSEVIGHLDLLEDENRVEIIEEEAIRKYALR from the coding sequence ATGGACGACGTTCACCGAATCGAAATTCCGACGCCGTTCGACGTGGGTCGGGTGAATTGTTACGCCTTCGTCGCGGATGGCCTGTCGCTGTTGGATCCAGGACCGGCGACGGAGGCGGCGTACGCGGAGCTCTCGGCGGGGCTGAACGACCTCGGGTTCACAGTCGCCGACGTGGAGCAGGTCCTCATCACGCATCCGCACATGGATCACTTCGGGATTGCTGCCCGCGTGATCAAAGAGTCCGGCGGCCGGGCCGTCGCCCACCGGGACGCGATGCGGCCACTCGCGGAGCCGCTCGACCATTTCGACCGTGAGCAGGCATTCTTCCGCCCATTCCTGCAGTCGATGGGCGTTCCGGAGCAGGTCGCGGAAACCGCCGTGACGCTTCCGGAGGCGTACACCGACTATCAGGAACCGCTCGCGGTCGACTACGAGGTTCGCGACGGCGACAGCGTCGACGTTGGGGTCGACCTGACCGCGGTCCACTCGCCTGGGCACGCCCCGGGGTCGGTCTGCTTCGTTCCGGAGACCGCCCCCGTCGCCTTCACCGGTGATCACGTCCTCCAGCACATCTCCCCGAACCCGCTGCTCACGGTCGCCCCGGGCACCGAGGACGAGCGGACGCGGAGTCTCCCGGACTACCTCGACTCGCTCGAGCGGCTCCGGGCGGCCGACGCCGATACCGGGTACGGGGGCCACGGCGAGCGCATCGAGGATCTCGACGTTCGAATCGGTGACATCATCGACCACCACCGCCAGCGAGAGGAGCGCATCGCGAACTTGATTGGGGAACTGGGGCCGGTCACGGCCTACGACCTCATGCAGGAGCTGTTCCCCGACCTCCCCGCGACCGAGGTCTTCCCCGGCATGTCCGAGGTGATCGGCCATCTCGACCTGCTCGAGGACGAGAACCGGGTCGAGATCATCGAGGAGGAGGCCATCCGCAAGTATGCACTGCGTTAA
- a CDS encoding tyrosine-type recombinase/integrase → MSDGSDQPADSVAEAFDRSRDPLAEHEAAFDALDVDPFAMFVDEHLAERDLAASTLNTYRGVFDDWQAFMTTTVGRHPACPAPPHVEAFMTYLQQERGNHLTTVRQKLGRLNAVYEFWQDHPAFPHSQAFNPVQLVLSRNDFEPDEAEKTPPDLTLGEIRAVLQSVTQIRDRLIILLQLKLGLRASELCNIKLRDLSLHAPEAAAYYEDLGAHWALAGRPNALYIPHDRARNKSGNPRVLPLDDETRTLTRQYLRRRPTADSPYLFLAKQTNSKLAHQDVTGVWTDAFQPLYEETKRRRAVTSHYGRHRFTTFWRVEQDLPRPLVKYLRGDVPGTKSIQEKAGIDEYIHTFYEDIASRYRRDIYSLLEVQE, encoded by the coding sequence ATGAGCGACGGATCAGATCAGCCCGCTGACTCGGTAGCTGAGGCCTTCGACCGCTCGCGAGACCCGTTGGCCGAGCACGAGGCGGCCTTCGATGCCCTTGACGTGGACCCGTTCGCGATGTTCGTCGATGAGCACCTCGCAGAGCGCGACCTGGCGGCGTCGACCCTGAACACGTATCGCGGCGTGTTCGACGACTGGCAGGCGTTCATGACGACGACGGTCGGCCGACATCCTGCGTGCCCAGCGCCCCCACACGTCGAGGCATTCATGACGTACCTTCAGCAGGAGCGGGGGAACCATCTCACGACGGTTCGGCAGAAGTTGGGTCGCCTCAACGCCGTGTACGAGTTCTGGCAGGACCACCCGGCCTTTCCCCACTCACAGGCATTCAACCCGGTCCAGCTTGTCCTCTCACGGAACGATTTCGAACCCGACGAGGCGGAGAAAACACCACCGGATCTCACCCTCGGCGAGATCCGGGCTGTGCTCCAGTCGGTGACCCAAATCCGGGACCGGCTGATTATCCTGTTGCAGTTGAAGCTCGGGCTCCGTGCGAGCGAACTCTGCAATATCAAGCTTCGAGACCTGTCGCTGCACGCCCCAGAGGCCGCTGCCTACTATGAGGACCTGGGCGCACATTGGGCCCTTGCCGGCCGGCCGAACGCACTCTACATCCCGCACGACCGGGCGCGGAACAAGTCGGGCAATCCCCGAGTGCTTCCACTCGACGACGAAACTCGGACGCTCACCCGGCAGTATCTCCGCCGACGGCCGACCGCTGACTCGCCGTATCTGTTCCTCGCGAAGCAGACGAACTCGAAGCTCGCTCATCAGGACGTAACCGGCGTCTGGACCGATGCGTTCCAGCCACTCTACGAGGAGACCAAGCGACGACGTGCCGTGACGAGCCACTACGGTCGACACCGATTCACCACGTTCTGGCGCGTCGAGCAGGACCTGCCCCGCCCGCTCGTGAAGTACCTGCGAGGGGATGTTCCCGGAACCAAGTCGATTCAGGAGAAAGCGGGCATCGACGAGTACATCCACACGTTCTACGAGGACATCGCTTCACGCTATCGCCGAGACATCTACTCGTTGCTGGAGGTACAGGAGTAG
- a CDS encoding HalOD1 output domain-containing protein — translation MPREGGVAENIVLKIADREGVNEGALPPLFESVEPDALDELFNHETKIGGTDLKVEFSYSGYTVVIRGADDIIVE, via the coding sequence ATGCCAAGAGAGGGTGGGGTAGCTGAAAATATCGTATTAAAAATTGCAGACCGTGAGGGGGTCAATGAGGGAGCCCTTCCTCCGTTGTTTGAATCTGTTGAGCCTGACGCTCTTGACGAACTATTCAACCACGAAACGAAAATTGGGGGTACCGACTTGAAGGTGGAATTTTCTTATAGTGGATATACTGTAGTAATTCGAGGGGCAGACGATATTATAGTCGAATAA